One Halanaerobium hydrogeniformans genomic window, ATTTATGGAAGATAAGCCTCACGGCATATTTTCTATTAGAGCTCCCAGTCGGCCTAATTCTATTGGCCTTTCTGTTGTTAAGCTAGAAAAAATTGAGGATAATATCATATATATTAAAGATGTAGATATACTTGATAAAACACCTCTGCTTGATATTAAACCCTATGTACCAGAATTTGATAGAAGAGAAAATGTTAAAATAGGCTGGTTAGAAAAAAATGTTGATAAATTATCTTCTATGGAAGATGATGGGAGATTTACAGATAAGTATAAAGATAAAGGGGATGATAAAAATGAATAAAACTGTCTTTTTCGCTTTTACTGGAAACATGATGTGTTTTCAGCATATTTTACTTAATGCTTTAGATTTGGATAGCAAAGGCAAAGAAGCGGCAATAGTTATTGAAGGAGAGGCTGTAACTTTAATGCAAAAGCTGGAAGAATCAAATAATAAGCATTATTTTGAGGCCAAAAAAAGAGCTTTAATTGATTGTATATGTAAGGCTTGTTCAGCTCAGCTTGGTGTATTAGAATATAATCAGGAGTTGGACATTCCTTTAAAGGGTAATATGAGTGGACATCCGGCAATGGAAAGTTATATTGAGCAGGGTTTCCAGGTTATAACCCTGTAAATATAATTTAATTTTATTCCCTGTCAGCTTTTAGGATTAGTCTGACAGGGTTTTG contains:
- the tsaA gene encoding tRNA (N6-threonylcarbamoyladenosine(37)-N6)-methyltransferase TrmO, which encodes MEITYREIGKVRSAFKNAEGTPIQPTAKGSGKGRIELKPEYKPGLEDLDGFSHLILLYHCHKAGKPSLTVKPFMEDKPHGIFSIRAPSRPNSIGLSVVKLEKIEDNIIYIKDVDILDKTPLLDIKPYVPEFDRRENVKIGWLEKNVDKLSSMEDDGRFTDKYKDKGDDKNE